A window of the Narcine bancroftii isolate sNarBan1 chromosome 4, sNarBan1.hap1, whole genome shotgun sequence genome harbors these coding sequences:
- the zdbf2 gene encoding DBF4-type zinc finger-containing protein 2 isoform X7: MDMPSISAPHVPKKELADIHSYQDDQETVGTREDLPSTDSESIRSAGVRLGKDATGSQGSRAPSLPGGEPAATEEPASRGTRRTASLAAGGGTGRHGQVERRGHRLALGKRAAARGCQTPAAPSPRAGGEPRLDSGPSALRFAELRISSAAPRLRDAAGPRPPWEKTEPPAGRPGVLPSPGAGKRRRRAASRDSGEAASLSSLGSRLGCLRSGGSGSSTEWSAPLKGGCRPAANAPQPVTDARIALDDPGYQARLSTLLRSQAGAEESRAAPAEPPRRLPPSFAGMTWSEVMAEDDLRVEALVKEFKEGRYLCYFGSGRKRRRRPPLPPPATQPLAPTRGSEEPAKKAEASRCRVVKLSRGTQTSETGPPVPRRRPRGPGAPESPAPRLPSLPRSYSRILSPVQPRTLVYVLSSPVFGPAAEPASRTWPAAKVKYKRSPVRFYDPAANRIVRAPPAGLASPPHHHVRQLFRSLSPDINAGRPAEEWPRVPPRPAAGLKPKERPAPGASRVDGVQPPPLRRASPGALFGRLHVYSGPRSRRPPDGAGPARCATGYNLRGTTPATGPGPRRLRSALRRPAGRDGSPGHKVLRRGAGAGGEQGAHRRGRRQGGRRRK; encoded by the coding sequence ATGGACATGCCCTCCATCAGCGCCCCGCACGTCCCCAAGAAGGAGCTGGCCGACATCCACTCGTACCAGGACGACCAGGAGACCGTCGGCACCCGGGAGGACTTGCCCAGCACGGACAGCGAGTCGATCCGATCGGCCGGCGTGCGGCTCGGAAAGGACGCCACTGGTAGCCAAGGCAGTCGCGCACCCTCGCTGCCCGGCGGGGAGCCGGCGGCCACCGAAGAGCCGGCCTCCCGAGGGACCCGCAGGACCGCGTCCCTCGCTGCGGGCGGGGGAACCGGCCGCCACGGGCAAGTGGAGCGGCGGGGACACCGCCTGGCCTTGGGCAAAAGGGCGGCGGCGAGGGGCTGCCAGACGCCCGCCGCCCCCAGCCCGCGGGCAGGCGGAGAGCCCAGGTTGGACTCGGGGCCGTCGGCGCTGAGATTCGCCGAGCTGCGCATCAGCTCGGCGGCGCCCCGGCTCCGAGACGCCGCCGGCCCGAGGCCGCCGTGGGAAAAAACGGAGCCTCCGGCCGGGAGACCTGGCGTCCTGCCGTCTCCGGGGGCGGGAAAACGCCGCCGCCGCGCAGCCTCCCGGGACAGCGGCGAGGCGGCTAGCCTCTCCTCGCTGGGCAGCCGGCTCGGTTGCCTGCGCTCCGGCGGCAGCGGCAGCAGCACGGAGTGGAGTGCCCCGCTGAAGGGCGGCTGCAGGCCGGCCGCCAACGCCCCGCAGCCGGTCACGGACGCCCGCATCGCCCTCGACGACCCGGGCTACCAGGCGCGGCTGAGCACGCTGCTACGCTCGCAGGCGGGTGCGGAGGAGTCCCGGGCCGCCCCGGCGGAACCACCTCGTCGCCTGCCGCCGTCCTTCGCCGGCATGACCTGGTCGGAGGTGATGGCCGAGGATGACCTGAGGGTCGAGGCGCTGGTCAAGGAGTTCAAGGAAGGCCGCTACCTTTGCTACTTCGGCAGTGGGAGGAAGCGGCGGCGGCGGCCTCCGCTTCCTCCCCCCGCCACCCAGCCCCTCGCCCCGACTCGGGGCAGCGAGGAACCGGCCAAGAAGGCCGAGGCCAGCCGCTGCCGGGTGGTCAAGCTGAGCCGCGGCACGCAGACCAGCGAGACCGGCCCCCCGGTGCCGAGGAGGCGGCCCCGGGGGCCCGGCGCCCCCGAAAGCCCGGCGCCGCGCTTGCCCAGCCTGCCGCGCTCCTACAGCCGCATCCTGAGCCCCGTGCAGCCCCGGACGCTGGTGTACGTGCTGTCGTCGCCCGTCTTCGGCCCGGCCGCCGAGCCAGCCTCCAGGACGTGGCCGGCCGCCAAGGTCAAGTACAAGAGGTCGCCGGTCCGCTTCTACGATCCGGCCGCCAACCGCATAGTCCGGGCGCCGCCGGCCGGCCTCGCCtcgcccccccaccaccacgtCCGCCAGCTTTTCCGGAGCCTGAGTCCGGACATCAACGCCGGCCGGCCGGCCGAGGAGTGGCCGAGGGTGCCCCCGCGGCCGGCTGCCGGGCTCAAGCCGAAGGAGCGGCCGGCCCCCGGAGCCTCCAGGGTGGACGGAGTTCAGCCGCCGCCGCTGCGCCGGGCTTCTCCCGGAGCGCTCTTCGGGCGCCTGCACGTGTACTCGGGCCCACGGAGCCGGCGGCCCCCGGATGGGGCCGGGCCGGCGCGCTGCGCCACCGGCTATAACCTGCGAGGGACCACGCCGGCCACCGGCCCGGGACCCCGCCGCCTCCGCTCGGCGCTCCGGCGGCCCGCCGGTCGGGACGGCTCGCCTGGCCACAAGGTGCTGCGGAGAGGAGCCGGGGCCGGCGGGGAGCAGGGCGCCCACCGGCGGGGCCGGAGGCAGGGTGGCCGCCGGAGAAAGTGA
- the zdbf2 gene encoding DBF4-type zinc finger-containing protein 2 isoform X6 has product MAVDHVQSSRPQRPSPCRANEAIAAAVRKCTPAWNRPTYMDMPSISAPHVPKKELADIHSYQDDQETVGTREDLPSTDSESIRSAGVRLGKDATGSQGSRAPSLPGGEPAATEEPASRGTRRTASLAAGGGTGRHGQVERRGHRLALGKRAAARGCQTPAAPSPRAGGEPRLDSGPSALRFAELRISSAAPRLRDAAGPRPPWEKTEPPAGRPGVLPSPGAGKRRRRAASRDSGEAASLSSLGSRLGCLRSGGSGSSTEWSAPLKGGCRPAANAPQPVTDARIALDDPGYQARLSTLLRSQAGAEESRAAPAEPPRRLPPSFAGMTWSEVMAEDDLRVEALVKEFKEGRYLCYFGSGRKRRRRPPLPPPATQPLAPTRGSEEPAKKAEASRCRVVKLSRGTQTSETGPPVPRRRPRGPGAPESPAPRLPSLPRSYSRILSPVQPRTLVYVLSSPVFGPAAEPASRTWPAAKVKYKRSPVRFYDPAANRIVRAPPAGLASPPHHHVRQLFRSLSPDINAGRPAEEWPRVPPRPAAGLKPKERPAPGASRVDGVQPPPLRRASPGALFGRLHVYSGPRSRRPPDGAGPARCATGYNLRGTTPATGPGPRRLRSALRRPAGRDGSPGHKVLRRGAGAGGEQGAHRRGRRQGGRRRK; this is encoded by the exons A TGGCAGTGGACCATGTTCAGAGCAGCCGACCCCAGAGGCCCTCCCCGTGCAGAGCAAACGAGGCTATTGCGGCTGCTGTCAGGAAGTGTACACCTGCCTGGAACAG gCCGACGTACATGGACATGCCCTCCATCAGCGCCCCGCACGTCCCCAAGAAGGAGCTGGCCGACATCCACTCGTACCAGGACGACCAGGAGACCGTCGGCACCCGGGAGGACTTGCCCAGCACGGACAGCGAGTCGATCCGATCGGCCGGCGTGCGGCTCGGAAAGGACGCCACTGGTAGCCAAGGCAGTCGCGCACCCTCGCTGCCCGGCGGGGAGCCGGCGGCCACCGAAGAGCCGGCCTCCCGAGGGACCCGCAGGACCGCGTCCCTCGCTGCGGGCGGGGGAACCGGCCGCCACGGGCAAGTGGAGCGGCGGGGACACCGCCTGGCCTTGGGCAAAAGGGCGGCGGCGAGGGGCTGCCAGACGCCCGCCGCCCCCAGCCCGCGGGCAGGCGGAGAGCCCAGGTTGGACTCGGGGCCGTCGGCGCTGAGATTCGCCGAGCTGCGCATCAGCTCGGCGGCGCCCCGGCTCCGAGACGCCGCCGGCCCGAGGCCGCCGTGGGAAAAAACGGAGCCTCCGGCCGGGAGACCTGGCGTCCTGCCGTCTCCGGGGGCGGGAAAACGCCGCCGCCGCGCAGCCTCCCGGGACAGCGGCGAGGCGGCTAGCCTCTCCTCGCTGGGCAGCCGGCTCGGTTGCCTGCGCTCCGGCGGCAGCGGCAGCAGCACGGAGTGGAGTGCCCCGCTGAAGGGCGGCTGCAGGCCGGCCGCCAACGCCCCGCAGCCGGTCACGGACGCCCGCATCGCCCTCGACGACCCGGGCTACCAGGCGCGGCTGAGCACGCTGCTACGCTCGCAGGCGGGTGCGGAGGAGTCCCGGGCCGCCCCGGCGGAACCACCTCGTCGCCTGCCGCCGTCCTTCGCCGGCATGACCTGGTCGGAGGTGATGGCCGAGGATGACCTGAGGGTCGAGGCGCTGGTCAAGGAGTTCAAGGAAGGCCGCTACCTTTGCTACTTCGGCAGTGGGAGGAAGCGGCGGCGGCGGCCTCCGCTTCCTCCCCCCGCCACCCAGCCCCTCGCCCCGACTCGGGGCAGCGAGGAACCGGCCAAGAAGGCCGAGGCCAGCCGCTGCCGGGTGGTCAAGCTGAGCCGCGGCACGCAGACCAGCGAGACCGGCCCCCCGGTGCCGAGGAGGCGGCCCCGGGGGCCCGGCGCCCCCGAAAGCCCGGCGCCGCGCTTGCCCAGCCTGCCGCGCTCCTACAGCCGCATCCTGAGCCCCGTGCAGCCCCGGACGCTGGTGTACGTGCTGTCGTCGCCCGTCTTCGGCCCGGCCGCCGAGCCAGCCTCCAGGACGTGGCCGGCCGCCAAGGTCAAGTACAAGAGGTCGCCGGTCCGCTTCTACGATCCGGCCGCCAACCGCATAGTCCGGGCGCCGCCGGCCGGCCTCGCCtcgcccccccaccaccacgtCCGCCAGCTTTTCCGGAGCCTGAGTCCGGACATCAACGCCGGCCGGCCGGCCGAGGAGTGGCCGAGGGTGCCCCCGCGGCCGGCTGCCGGGCTCAAGCCGAAGGAGCGGCCGGCCCCCGGAGCCTCCAGGGTGGACGGAGTTCAGCCGCCGCCGCTGCGCCGGGCTTCTCCCGGAGCGCTCTTCGGGCGCCTGCACGTGTACTCGGGCCCACGGAGCCGGCGGCCCCCGGATGGGGCCGGGCCGGCGCGCTGCGCCACCGGCTATAACCTGCGAGGGACCACGCCGGCCACCGGCCCGGGACCCCGCCGCCTCCGCTCGGCGCTCCGGCGGCCCGCCGGTCGGGACGGCTCGCCTGGCCACAAGGTGCTGCGGAGAGGAGCCGGGGCCGGCGGGGAGCAGGGCGCCCACCGGCGGGGCCGGAGGCAGGGTGGCCGCCGGAGAAAGTGA